Proteins encoded by one window of Massilia sp. NR 4-1:
- a CDS encoding Ig-like domain-containing protein, translating to MQKLSTWLGLLASFSLLSLMAACGGGGGSPGTNFNGQQPSKASTVVLTASAATIPSSGQDGTEVTLTAVVKDGSNNVLPGETVSFKSSSGNISATNRVTDTDGKVVEKLNVKGDSSARDITITASAGGATSNTVTVKVVTATPTVVLTADSGTLQSAGATGAEVALVALVKDSNNSVMPGVKVDLSADSGSLTTTSRITDANGRVTEKLSTGGDPSSRAIKVTASVQGATPTTTVVNVIGTRLQVNASGTVNVGGSSDVTVKLVDSAGNALIGKPVSFSSSINQIVVKDGGAAVTNSAGQLILSYTASTAGGDTIVVRALGETATAPIVVSASVLTVTVLSGQTIVINACHPVAVHSDTGSAVTLNTSRGNFYSNAGCSVALNGALALSSGDGVAYLSATSPGQATLTATNTASGATAQSTVEFVAPLSGVDTINVQADPAVVAANAPGSSSQQVALRAVVRDGSVSNNLVKGAQVAFSILADPSGGQLTQPSVVTTGSDGAATVSYVAGTSTTAVDGVQIMARLIGGSNASAIARLTVGRRSLFISAGTGNTVQTPDAATYRMDYSVFVSDAAGAAVPGVNLTASIKPRFYYKGFLAFQGSDGPWAPSLYVQCANEDSDGSGIYSVAKDLNGNGRLDPGIPLTITANAVSDARGQATISLSYPRDRVYWVDADMTIRGQVAGTEARYVGYVSLIGLATDYNNKDLIPPGQTSPYGKANVCTNPN from the coding sequence ATGCAGAAACTCTCCACCTGGCTTGGCCTGCTGGCCTCGTTCAGCCTCCTCAGCCTCATGGCCGCCTGCGGCGGCGGCGGTGGTTCCCCCGGCACGAATTTCAATGGACAGCAGCCCTCCAAGGCCAGCACGGTGGTGCTGACGGCGAGCGCGGCCACCATTCCCTCCTCCGGCCAGGACGGCACCGAAGTCACGCTGACGGCGGTGGTCAAGGATGGCAGCAATAATGTGCTGCCGGGAGAGACCGTGAGCTTCAAGTCCAGTTCCGGCAATATCAGCGCCACCAACCGCGTCACCGACACCGACGGCAAGGTGGTGGAAAAGCTCAATGTCAAAGGCGACTCCAGTGCGCGCGACATCACCATCACGGCCAGCGCCGGCGGCGCCACCTCGAACACCGTCACGGTCAAGGTGGTGACGGCCACGCCCACCGTGGTGCTGACGGCCGATTCCGGCACCCTGCAGTCGGCCGGCGCCACCGGCGCCGAAGTCGCCCTGGTGGCCCTGGTCAAGGATTCCAACAATAGCGTGATGCCGGGCGTGAAAGTCGACCTGTCGGCCGATTCCGGCAGCCTGACCACCACTTCGCGCATCACCGACGCCAATGGCCGCGTCACGGAAAAACTCAGCACCGGCGGCGACCCCAGCTCGCGCGCGATCAAGGTCACGGCCTCGGTGCAGGGCGCCACGCCCACCACCACCGTGGTGAACGTGATCGGCACCCGGCTGCAGGTCAACGCCAGCGGCACGGTGAATGTGGGCGGCAGCAGCGATGTGACGGTCAAGCTGGTCGATTCGGCCGGCAACGCCCTGATCGGCAAGCCGGTCAGCTTCAGCTCATCGATCAACCAGATCGTGGTCAAGGATGGCGGCGCCGCCGTCACCAACTCGGCCGGCCAGCTGATCCTGAGCTATACCGCCAGCACGGCCGGCGGCGACACCATCGTGGTGCGCGCGCTGGGCGAAACGGCCACGGCCCCCATCGTCGTCAGCGCCTCGGTACTGACGGTGACGGTGCTCAGCGGCCAGACCATCGTCATCAATGCCTGCCACCCGGTCGCCGTGCATAGCGACACCGGTTCGGCCGTGACCTTGAATACCTCGCGCGGCAACTTCTACAGCAATGCCGGCTGCAGCGTCGCGCTGAACGGCGCCCTGGCCCTGAGCAGCGGCGATGGCGTGGCCTATCTGTCGGCCACCAGCCCGGGACAGGCCACGCTGACGGCCACCAACACCGCCAGCGGCGCCACGGCGCAAAGCACGGTGGAATTCGTGGCCCCGCTGTCGGGCGTCGATACCATCAATGTGCAGGCCGATCCCGCCGTGGTGGCGGCGAATGCGCCGGGCAGCAGCTCGCAGCAGGTGGCGCTGCGCGCCGTGGTGCGCGATGGCTCGGTGTCGAACAATCTGGTGAAGGGCGCGCAAGTGGCGTTCTCCATCCTGGCCGACCCCAGCGGCGGCCAGCTGACCCAGCCCTCGGTCGTCACCACCGGCAGCGACGGCGCGGCCACGGTCAGCTACGTGGCCGGCACGTCCACCACGGCGGTGGACGGGGTGCAGATCATGGCGCGCCTGATCGGCGGCTCGAATGCCAGCGCCATTGCCCGCCTGACGGTGGGCAGGCGCTCACTTTTCATCTCGGCCGGCACCGGCAATACCGTGCAGACGCCGGATGCGGCCACCTACCGCATGGACTACTCGGTCTTCGTCAGCGACGCCGCCGGCGCCGCCGTGCCGGGGGTGAACCTGACCGCCTCCATCAAGCCGCGCTTCTACTACAAAGGCTTCCTCGCCTTCCAGGGCTCGGATGGCCCCTGGGCGCCCTCGCTGTACGTGCAGTGCGCCAACGAGGATAGCGACGGCAGCGGCATCTATTCCGTCGCCAAGGACCTCAACGGCAATGGCCGTCTCGATCCCGGCATCCCGCTCACCATCACGGCCAATGCCGTGAGCGACGCGCGCGGTCAAGCTACCATTTCTCTTAGTTATCCGCGCGACCGGGTCTACTGGGTCGACGCGGACATGACCATCCGCGGCCAGGTGGCGGGTACGGAAGCACGCTATGTCGGATATGTGTCCCTGATTGGGCTGGCAACAGATTACAATAATAAGGATCTGATACCGCCGGGGCAGACCAGCCCATACGGCAAGGCCAACGTCTGCACTAATCCGAACTAG
- the aroKB gene encoding bifunctional shikimate kinase/3-dehydroquinate synthase AroKB — protein MQNVFLVGLMGAGKTTIGRILARKLGMRFVDSDHEIESRTGASIPLIFEIEGEQSFRRREAEVIRDLTAEEGIVLATGGGAILNPDNRAVLCERGTVIYLRASINSILARTSHDKNRPLLQTADPRRRLEELMAQREPLYLEMADLVIDTGRPNVQSMVQIIMNQLDALACEAAPNCVTQAEPSMNEQSNILLNVDLGERSYPISIGPALLDDPLLLQRHVAGGKVAIVSNTTVAPLYLERVRAPLAAAGKEVISIVLDDGEEFKNWSSLMKIFDALLANKCDRKTTLIALGGGVIGDMTGFAAASYMRGVDFIQVPTTLLSQVDSSVGGKTGINHPLGKNMIGAFYQPRVVLADTSTLETLPDRELSAGLAEVIKHGAIIDAAFFDWIEANIGKLMARDKGALAYAIARSCEIKSDVVRQDEREGGLRAILNFGHTFGHAIEAGMGYGAWLHGEAVGCGMVMAAELSQRMGFIDAEAVARMRALVAAAGLPVQAPDLGTQRWLELMEVDKKNEGGAIKFILLKPVGSPCITTAPQELLLDTIAACVG, from the coding sequence ATGCAAAATGTGTTTTTGGTAGGACTGATGGGGGCGGGGAAAACGACCATAGGCCGCATCCTCGCCCGCAAACTGGGCATGCGCTTCGTCGACTCCGATCACGAAATCGAGTCGCGCACCGGCGCATCCATTCCCTTGATCTTCGAGATCGAAGGCGAGCAGAGTTTCCGCCGCCGCGAAGCCGAAGTGATCCGCGATCTGACGGCGGAAGAGGGCATTGTGCTGGCCACGGGCGGCGGCGCCATCCTCAATCCCGACAACCGCGCCGTGCTGTGCGAGCGCGGCACGGTGATCTATCTGCGCGCCAGCATCAACAGCATCCTGGCGCGCACCAGCCATGACAAGAACCGGCCGCTGTTGCAGACGGCCGATCCGCGCAGGCGGCTGGAGGAATTGATGGCGCAGCGCGAGCCGCTCTACCTAGAAATGGCAGACCTGGTGATCGATACCGGCCGTCCTAACGTACAATCGATGGTTCAGATTATTATGAACCAGCTCGACGCGCTCGCCTGCGAGGCGGCGCCGAACTGTGTCACGCAGGCGGAACCCTCGATGAACGAACAATCCAACATCCTTCTCAATGTCGATCTGGGCGAGCGCAGCTACCCGATCTCCATCGGCCCGGCCCTGCTGGACGATCCCTTGCTGCTGCAGCGCCATGTGGCGGGCGGCAAGGTCGCCATCGTCAGCAATACCACCGTGGCGCCGCTCTACCTGGAGCGCGTGCGCGCGCCGCTGGCCGCCGCCGGCAAGGAAGTCATCTCCATCGTGCTTGACGATGGCGAGGAATTCAAGAACTGGTCCAGCCTGATGAAAATCTTCGATGCGCTGCTGGCCAATAAATGCGACCGCAAGACCACCTTGATCGCCCTCGGCGGCGGCGTGATCGGCGATATGACCGGCTTTGCCGCCGCCAGCTATATGCGCGGCGTGGACTTCATCCAGGTGCCGACCACGCTGCTGTCCCAGGTCGATTCCTCGGTGGGCGGCAAGACCGGCATCAACCATCCGCTGGGCAAGAATATGATCGGCGCCTTCTACCAGCCGCGCGTGGTGCTGGCCGACACCTCGACCCTGGAAACCCTGCCCGACCGCGAATTGTCGGCCGGCCTGGCGGAAGTCATCAAGCACGGCGCCATCATCGACGCCGCCTTCTTCGACTGGATCGAAGCGAATATCGGCAAGCTGATGGCGCGCGACAAGGGCGCCCTGGCTTACGCCATTGCCCGCTCCTGCGAAATCAAATCCGACGTGGTGCGCCAGGACGAGCGCGAAGGCGGCCTGCGCGCCATCCTCAATTTCGGCCACACCTTCGGCCACGCCATCGAGGCGGGCATGGGCTATGGCGCCTGGCTGCACGGCGAAGCCGTCGGCTGCGGCATGGTGATGGCGGCCGAGCTGTCGCAGCGCATGGGCTTTATCGATGCCGAGGCCGTGGCGCGCATGCGCGCCCTGGTGGCCGCCGCCGGCCTGCCGGTGCAGGCGCCCGACCTGGGCACGCAACGCTGGCTGGAACTGATGGAAGTCGACAAGAAGAACGAGGGCGGCGCCATCAAGTTCATCCTGCTGAAACCGGTGGGCAGTCCCTGCATCACCACCGCGCCGCAGGAACTGCTGCTCGACACCATCGCCGCCTGCGTGGGCTGA